The Labeo rohita strain BAU-BD-2019 chromosome 19, IGBB_LRoh.1.0, whole genome shotgun sequence genome window below encodes:
- the LOC127182280 gene encoding zinc finger protein 853-like isoform X12, with protein sequence MQMLSCLVLTFLKMLKKKVKHQDLSRQPKVEKHQDLSHQPKVEKHQGLSHQPKVEKHQDLSRQPKVEKHQGLSRQPKVEKHQDLSQQPKVEKHQGLSRQPKVEKHQDLSQQPKVEKHQDLSRQPKVEKHQDLSHQPKVEKHQDLSRQPKVEKHQGLSRQPKVEKHQDLSQQPKVEKHQGLSRQPKVEKHQGLSPQPKVEKHQDLSRQPKVEKHQGLSRQQKVEKHQDLSPQPKVEKHQGLSRQPKVEKHQDLSRQPKVEKHQGLSRQPKVEKHQGLSPQPKVEKHQDLSPQPKVEKHQGLSRQPKVEKHQDLSRQPKVEKHQGLSRQPKVGKHQDLSRQPRVEKHQGLSQQPKVEKHQDLSRQPRVEKHLSQQLKVKKHQDLSRQPKVEKHQGLSQQPKVEKHQGLSRQPKVEKHQDLSRQPKVEKHQGLSQQPKVEKHQDLSRQPKVEKHQDLSRQPKVEKHQDLSRQPKVEKHLSQQLKVEKHQDLSRQPKVEKHQDLSRQPKVEKHLIQQPKVEKHQDLSRQPKVEKHQDLSHQPKVENHQGLSRQPKVEKHQDLSRQPKVEKHQGLSRQPKVEKHQGLSRQPKVEKHQDLSRQPKVEKHQGLSRQPKVEKHQGLSRPKVANII encoded by the exons ATGCAGATGTTGTCCTGCCTGGTTCTGACATTtctgaaaatgttgaaaaagaaGGTGAAGCATCAGGATCTCAGTCGTCAGCCGAAGGTGGAGAAGCATCAGGATCTCAGTCATCAGCCGAAGGTGGAGAAGCATCAGGGTCTCAGTCATCAGCCGAAGGTGGAGAAGCATCAGGATCTCAGTCGTCAGCCGAAGGTGGAGAAGCATCAGGGTCTCAGTCGTCAGCCGAAGGTGGAGAAGCATCAGGATCTCAGTCAGCAGCCGAAGGTGGAGAAGCATCAGGGTCTCAGTCGTCAGCCGAAGGTGGAGAAGCATCAGGATCTCAGTCAGCAGCCGAAGGTGGAGAAGCATCAGGATCTCAGTCGTCAGCCGAAGGTGGAGAAGCATCAGGATCTCAGTCATCAGCCGAAGGTGGAGAAGCATCAGGATCTCAGTCGTCAGCCGAAGGTGGAGAAGCATCAGGGTCTCAGTCGTCAGCCGAAGGTGGAGAAGCATCAGGATCTCAGTCAGCAGCCGAAGGTGGAGAAGCATCAGGGTCTCAGTCGTCAGCCGAAGGTGGAGAAGCATCAGGGTCTCAGTCCTCAGCCGAAGGTGGAGAAGCATCAGGATCTCAGTCGTCAGCCGAAGGTGGAGAAGCATCAGGGTCTCAGTCGTCAGCAGAAGGTGGAGAAGCATCAGGATCTCAGTCCTCAGCCGAAGGTGGAGAAGCATCAGGGTCTCAGTCGTCAGCCGAAGGTGGAGAAGCATCAGGATCTCAGTCGTCAGCCGAAG GTGGAGAAGCATCAGGGTCTCAGTCGTCAGCCGAAGGTGGAGAAGCATCAGGGTCTCAGTCCTCAGCCGAAGGTGGAGAAGCATCAGGATCTCAGTCCTCAGCCGAAGGTGGAGAAGCATCAGGGTCTCAGTCGTCAGCCGAAGGTGGAGAAGCATCAGGATCTCAGTCGTCAGCCGAAGGTGGAGAAGCATCAGGGTCTCAGTCGTCAGCCGAAGGTGGGGAAACATCAGGATCTCAGTCGTCAGCCGAGGGTGGAGAAGCATCAGGGTCTCAGTCAGCAGCCGAAGGTGGAGAAACATCAGGATCTCAGTCGTCAGCCGAGGGTGGAGAAGCATCTCAGTCAGCAGCTGAAGGTGAAGAAACATCAGGATCTCAGTCGTCAACCGAAGGTGGAGAAGCATCAGGGTCTCAGTCAGCAGCCGAAGGTGGAGAAGCATCAGGGTCTCAGTCGTCAGCCGAAGGTGGAGAAGCATCAGGATCTCAGTCGTCAGCCGAAGGTGGAGAAGCATCAGGGTCTCAGTCAGCAGCCGAAGGTGGAGAAACATCAGGATCTCAGTCGTCAACCGAAGGTGGAGAAGCATCAGGATCTCAGTCGTCAGCCGAAGGTGGAGAAGCATCAGGATCTCAGTCGTCAGCCGAAGGTGGAGAAGCATCTCAGTCAGCAGCTGAAGGTGGAGAAACATCAGGATCTCAGTCGTCAGCCGAAG GTGGAGAAGCATCAGGATCTCAGTCGTCAGCCGAAGGTGGAGAAGCATCTCATTCAGCAGCCGAAGGTGGAGAAACATCAGGATCTCAGTCGTCAACCGAAGGTGGAGAAGCATCAGGATCTCAGTCATCAGCCGAAGGTGGAGAATCATCAGGGTCTCAGTCGTCAGCCGAAGGTGGAGAAGCATCAGGATCTCAGTCGTCAGCCGAAGGTGGAGAAACATCAGGGTCTCAGTCGGCAGCCGAAGGTGGAGAAACATCAGGGTCTCAGTCGTCAGCCGAAGGTGGAGAAGCATCAGGATCTCAGTCGTCAGCCGAAGGTGGAGAAACATCAGGGTCTCAGTCGGCAGCCGAAGGTGGAGAAACATCAGGGTCTCAGTCGGCCCAAGGTGGCAAACATCATataa
- the LOC127182280 gene encoding zinc finger protein 853-like isoform X42 produces MQMLSCLVLTFLKMLKKKVKHQDLSRQPKVEKHQDLSHQPKVEKHQGLSHQPKVEKHQDLSRQPKVEKHQGLSRQPKVEKHQDLSQQPKVEKHQGLSRQPKVEKHQDLSQQPKVEKHQDLSRQPKVEKHQDLSPQPKVEKHQGLSRQPKVEKHQDLSRQPKVEKHQDLSPQPKVEKHQGLSRQPKVEKHQGLSPQPKVEKHQDLSPQPKVEKHQGLSRQPKVEKHQDLSRQPKVEKHQGLSRQPKVGKHQDLSRQPRVEKHQGLSQQPKVEKHQDLSRQPRVEKHLSQQLKVKKHQDLSRQPKVEKHQGLSQQPKVEKHQGLSRQPKVEKHQDLSRQPKVEKHQGLSQQPKVEKHQDLSRQPKVEKHQDLSRQPKVEKHQDLSRQPKVEKHLSQQLKVEKHQDLSRQPKVEKHQDLSRQPKVEKHLIQQPKVEKHQDLSRQPKVEKHQDLSHQPKVENHQGLSRQPKVEKHQDLSRQPKVEKHQGLSRQPKVEKHQGLSRQPKVEKHQDLSRQPKVEKHQGLSRQPKVEKHQGLSRPKVANII; encoded by the exons ATGCAGATGTTGTCCTGCCTGGTTCTGACATTtctgaaaatgttgaaaaagaaGGTGAAGCATCAGGATCTCAGTCGTCAGCCGAAGGTGGAGAAGCATCAGGATCTCAGTCATCAGCCGAAGGTGGAGAAGCATCAGGGTCTCAGTCATCAGCCGAAGGTGGAGAAGCATCAGGATCTCAGTCGTCAGCCGAAGGTGGAGAAGCATCAGGGTCTCAGTCGTCAGCCGAAGGTGGAGAAGCATCAGGATCTCAGTCAGCAGCCGAAGGTGGAGAAGCATCAGGGTCTCAGTCGTCAGCCGAAGGTGGAGAAGCATCAGGATCTCAGTCAGCAGCCGAAGGTGGAGAAGCATCAGGATCTCAGTCGTCAGCCGAAG GTGGAGAAGCATCAGGATCTCAGTCCTCAGCCGAAGGTGGAGAAGCATCAGGGTCTCAGTCGTCAGCCGAAGGTGGAGAAGCATCAGGATCTCAGTCGTCAGCCGAAGGTGGAGAAGCATCAGGATCTCAGTCCTCAGCCGAAGGTGGAGAAGCATCAGGGTCTCAGTCGTCAGCCGAAGGTGGAGAAGCATCAGGGTCTCAGTCCTCAGCCGAAGGTGGAGAAGCATCAGGATCTCAGTCCTCAGCCGAAGGTGGAGAAGCATCAGGGTCTCAGTCGTCAGCCGAAGGTGGAGAAGCATCAGGATCTCAGTCGTCAGCCGAAGGTGGAGAAGCATCAGGGTCTCAGTCGTCAGCCGAAGGTGGGGAAACATCAGGATCTCAGTCGTCAGCCGAGGGTGGAGAAGCATCAGGGTCTCAGTCAGCAGCCGAAGGTGGAGAAACATCAGGATCTCAGTCGTCAGCCGAGGGTGGAGAAGCATCTCAGTCAGCAGCTGAAGGTGAAGAAACATCAGGATCTCAGTCGTCAACCGAAGGTGGAGAAGCATCAGGGTCTCAGTCAGCAGCCGAAGGTGGAGAAGCATCAGGGTCTCAGTCGTCAGCCGAAGGTGGAGAAGCATCAGGATCTCAGTCGTCAGCCGAAGGTGGAGAAGCATCAGGGTCTCAGTCAGCAGCCGAAGGTGGAGAAACATCAGGATCTCAGTCGTCAACCGAAGGTGGAGAAGCATCAGGATCTCAGTCGTCAGCCGAAGGTGGAGAAGCATCAGGATCTCAGTCGTCAGCCGAAGGTGGAGAAGCATCTCAGTCAGCAGCTGAAGGTGGAGAAACATCAGGATCTCAGTCGTCAGCCGAAG GTGGAGAAGCATCAGGATCTCAGTCGTCAGCCGAAGGTGGAGAAGCATCTCATTCAGCAGCCGAAGGTGGAGAAACATCAGGATCTCAGTCGTCAACCGAAGGTGGAGAAGCATCAGGATCTCAGTCATCAGCCGAAGGTGGAGAATCATCAGGGTCTCAGTCGTCAGCCGAAGGTGGAGAAGCATCAGGATCTCAGTCGTCAGCCGAAGGTGGAGAAACATCAGGGTCTCAGTCGGCAGCCGAAGGTGGAGAAACATCAGGGTCTCAGTCGTCAGCCGAAGGTGGAGAAGCATCAGGATCTCAGTCGTCAGCCGAAGGTGGAGAAACATCAGGGTCTCAGTCGGCAGCCGAAGGTGGAGAAACATCAGGGTCTCAGTCGGCCCAAGGTGGCAAACATCATataa
- the LOC127182280 gene encoding zinc finger protein 853-like isoform X45: MQMLSCLVLTFLKMLKKKVKHQDLSRQPKVEKHQDLSHQPKVEKHQGLSHQPKVEKHQDLSRQPKVEKHQGLSRQPKVEKHQDLSQQPKVEKHQGLSRQPKVEKHQDLSQQPKVEKHQDLSRQPKVEKHQGLSRQPKVEKHQDLSRQPKVEKHQDLSPQPKVEKHQGLSRQPKVEKHQGLSPQPKVEKHQDLSPQPKVEKHQGLSRQPKVEKHQDLSRQPKVEKHQGLSRQPKVGKHQDLSRQPRVEKHQGLSQQPKVEKHQDLSRQPRVEKHLSQQLKVKKHQDLSRQPKVEKHQGLSQQPKVEKHQGLSRQPKVEKHQDLSRQPKVEKHQGLSQQPKVEKHQDLSRQPKVEKHQDLSRQPKVEKHQDLSRQPKVEKHLSQQLKVEKHQDLSRQPKVEKHQDLSRQPKVEKHLIQQPKVEKHQDLSRQPKVEKHQDLSHQPKVENHQGLSRQPKVEKHQDLSRQPKVEKHQGLSRQPKVEKHQGLSRQPKVEKHQDLSRQPKVEKHQGLSRQPKVEKHQGLSRPKVANII, encoded by the exons ATGCAGATGTTGTCCTGCCTGGTTCTGACATTtctgaaaatgttgaaaaagaaGGTGAAGCATCAGGATCTCAGTCGTCAGCCGAAGGTGGAGAAGCATCAGGATCTCAGTCATCAGCCGAAGGTGGAGAAGCATCAGGGTCTCAGTCATCAGCCGAAGGTGGAGAAGCATCAGGATCTCAGTCGTCAGCCGAAGGTGGAGAAGCATCAGGGTCTCAGTCGTCAGCCGAAGGTGGAGAAGCATCAGGATCTCAGTCAGCAGCCGAAGGTGGAGAAGCATCAGGGTCTCAGTCGTCAGCCGAAGGTGGAGAAGCATCAGGATCTCAGTCAGCAGCCGAAGGTGGAGAAGCATCAGGATCTCAGTCGTCAGCCGAAG GTGGAGAAGCATCAGGGTCTCAGTCGTCAGCCGAAGGTGGAGAAGCATCAGGATCTCAGTCGTCAGCCGAAGGTGGAGAAGCATCAGGATCTCAGTCCTCAGCCGAAGGTGGAGAAGCATCAGGGTCTCAGTCGTCAGCCGAAGGTGGAGAAGCATCAGGGTCTCAGTCCTCAGCCGAAGGTGGAGAAGCATCAGGATCTCAGTCCTCAGCCGAAGGTGGAGAAGCATCAGGGTCTCAGTCGTCAGCCGAAGGTGGAGAAGCATCAGGATCTCAGTCGTCAGCCGAAGGTGGAGAAGCATCAGGGTCTCAGTCGTCAGCCGAAGGTGGGGAAACATCAGGATCTCAGTCGTCAGCCGAGGGTGGAGAAGCATCAGGGTCTCAGTCAGCAGCCGAAGGTGGAGAAACATCAGGATCTCAGTCGTCAGCCGAGGGTGGAGAAGCATCTCAGTCAGCAGCTGAAGGTGAAGAAACATCAGGATCTCAGTCGTCAACCGAAGGTGGAGAAGCATCAGGGTCTCAGTCAGCAGCCGAAGGTGGAGAAGCATCAGGGTCTCAGTCGTCAGCCGAAGGTGGAGAAGCATCAGGATCTCAGTCGTCAGCCGAAGGTGGAGAAGCATCAGGGTCTCAGTCAGCAGCCGAAGGTGGAGAAACATCAGGATCTCAGTCGTCAACCGAAGGTGGAGAAGCATCAGGATCTCAGTCGTCAGCCGAAGGTGGAGAAGCATCAGGATCTCAGTCGTCAGCCGAAGGTGGAGAAGCATCTCAGTCAGCAGCTGAAGGTGGAGAAACATCAGGATCTCAGTCGTCAGCCGAAG GTGGAGAAGCATCAGGATCTCAGTCGTCAGCCGAAGGTGGAGAAGCATCTCATTCAGCAGCCGAAGGTGGAGAAACATCAGGATCTCAGTCGTCAACCGAAGGTGGAGAAGCATCAGGATCTCAGTCATCAGCCGAAGGTGGAGAATCATCAGGGTCTCAGTCGTCAGCCGAAGGTGGAGAAGCATCAGGATCTCAGTCGTCAGCCGAAGGTGGAGAAACATCAGGGTCTCAGTCGGCAGCCGAAGGTGGAGAAACATCAGGGTCTCAGTCGTCAGCCGAAGGTGGAGAAGCATCAGGATCTCAGTCGTCAGCCGAAGGTGGAGAAACATCAGGGTCTCAGTCGGCAGCCGAAGGTGGAGAAACATCAGGGTCTCAGTCGGCCCAAGGTGGCAAACATCATataa
- the LOC127182280 gene encoding zinc finger protein 853-like isoform X32, whose protein sequence is MQMLSCLVLTFLKMLKKKVKHQDLSRQPKVEKHQGLSRQPKVEKHQDLSQQPKVEKHQDLSRQPKVEKHQDLSHQPKVEKHQDLSRQPKVEKHQGLSRQPKVEKHQDLSQQPKVEKHQGLSRQPKVEKHQGLSPQPKVEKHQDLSRQPKVEKHQGLSRQQKVEKHQDLSPQPKVEKHQGLSRQPKVEKHQDLSRQPKVEKHQDLSPQPKVEKHQGLSRQPKVEKHQGLSPQPKVEKHQDLSPQPKVEKHQGLSRQPKVEKHQDLSRQPKVEKHQGLSRQPKVGKHQDLSRQPRVEKHQGLSQQPKVEKHQDLSRQPRVEKHLSQQLKVKKHQDLSRQPKVEKHQGLSQQPKVEKHQGLSRQPKVEKHQDLSRQPKVEKHQGLSQQPKVEKHQDLSRQPKVEKHQDLSRQPKVEKHQDLSRQPKVEKHLSQQLKVEKHQDLSRQPKVEKHQDLSRQPKVEKHLIQQPKVEKHQDLSRQPKVEKHQDLSHQPKVENHQGLSRQPKVEKHQDLSRQPKVEKHQGLSRQPKVEKHQGLSRQPKVEKHQDLSRQPKVEKHQGLSRQPKVEKHQGLSRPKVANII, encoded by the exons ATGCAGATGTTGTCCTGCCTGGTTCTGACATTtctgaaaatgttgaaaaagaaGGTGAAGCATCAGGATCTCAGTCGTCAGCCGAAG GTGGAGAAGCATCAGGGTCTCAGTCGTCAGCCGAAGGTGGAGAAGCATCAGGATCTCAGTCAGCAGCCGAAGGTGGAGAAGCATCAGGATCTCAGTCGTCAGCCGAAGGTGGAGAAGCATCAGGATCTCAGTCATCAGCCGAAGGTGGAGAAGCATCAGGATCTCAGTCGTCAGCCGAAGGTGGAGAAGCATCAGGGTCTCAGTCGTCAGCCGAAGGTGGAGAAGCATCAGGATCTCAGTCAGCAGCCGAAGGTGGAGAAGCATCAGGGTCTCAGTCGTCAGCCGAAGGTGGAGAAGCATCAGGGTCTCAGTCCTCAGCCGAAGGTGGAGAAGCATCAGGATCTCAGTCGTCAGCCGAAGGTGGAGAAGCATCAGGGTCTCAGTCGTCAGCAGAAGGTGGAGAAGCATCAGGATCTCAGTCCTCAGCCGAAGGTGGAGAAGCATCAGGGTCTCAGTCGTCAGCCGAAGGTGGAGAAGCATCAGGATCTCAGTCGTCAGCCGAAGGTGGAGAAGCATCAGGATCTCAGTCCTCAGCCGAAGGTGGAGAAGCATCAGGGTCTCAGTCGTCAGCCGAAGGTGGAGAAGCATCAGGGTCTCAGTCCTCAGCCGAAGGTGGAGAAGCATCAGGATCTCAGTCCTCAGCCGAAGGTGGAGAAGCATCAGGGTCTCAGTCGTCAGCCGAAGGTGGAGAAGCATCAGGATCTCAGTCGTCAGCCGAAGGTGGAGAAGCATCAGGGTCTCAGTCGTCAGCCGAAGGTGGGGAAACATCAGGATCTCAGTCGTCAGCCGAGGGTGGAGAAGCATCAGGGTCTCAGTCAGCAGCCGAAGGTGGAGAAACATCAGGATCTCAGTCGTCAGCCGAGGGTGGAGAAGCATCTCAGTCAGCAGCTGAAGGTGAAGAAACATCAGGATCTCAGTCGTCAACCGAAGGTGGAGAAGCATCAGGGTCTCAGTCAGCAGCCGAAGGTGGAGAAGCATCAGGGTCTCAGTCGTCAGCCGAAGGTGGAGAAGCATCAGGATCTCAGTCGTCAGCCGAAGGTGGAGAAGCATCAGGGTCTCAGTCAGCAGCCGAAGGTGGAGAAACATCAGGATCTCAGTCGTCAACCGAAGGTGGAGAAGCATCAGGATCTCAGTCGTCAGCCGAAGGTGGAGAAGCATCAGGATCTCAGTCGTCAGCCGAAGGTGGAGAAGCATCTCAGTCAGCAGCTGAAGGTGGAGAAACATCAGGATCTCAGTCGTCAGCCGAAG GTGGAGAAGCATCAGGATCTCAGTCGTCAGCCGAAGGTGGAGAAGCATCTCATTCAGCAGCCGAAGGTGGAGAAACATCAGGATCTCAGTCGTCAACCGAAGGTGGAGAAGCATCAGGATCTCAGTCATCAGCCGAAGGTGGAGAATCATCAGGGTCTCAGTCGTCAGCCGAAGGTGGAGAAGCATCAGGATCTCAGTCGTCAGCCGAAGGTGGAGAAACATCAGGGTCTCAGTCGGCAGCCGAAGGTGGAGAAACATCAGGGTCTCAGTCGTCAGCCGAAGGTGGAGAAGCATCAGGATCTCAGTCGTCAGCCGAAGGTGGAGAAACATCAGGGTCTCAGTCGGCAGCCGAAGGTGGAGAAACATCAGGGTCTCAGTCGGCCCAAGGTGGCAAACATCATataa
- the LOC127182280 gene encoding zinc finger protein 853-like isoform X25 gives MQMLSCLVLTFLKMLKKKVKHQDLSRQPKVEKHQDLSHQPKVEKHQGLSHQPKVEKHQDLSRQPKVEKHQGLSRQPKVEKHQDLSQQPKVEKHQGLSRQPKVEKHQDLSQQPKVEKHQDLSRQPKVEKHQGLSRQPKVEKHQGLSPQPKVEKHQDLSRQPKVEKHQGLSRQQKVEKHQDLSPQPKVEKHQGLSRQPKVEKHQDLSRQPKVEKHQDLSPQPKVEKHQGLSRQPKVEKHQGLSPQPKVEKHQDLSPQPKVEKHQGLSRQPKVEKHQDLSRQPKVEKHQGLSRQPKVGKHQDLSRQPRVEKHQGLSQQPKVEKHQDLSRQPRVEKHLSQQLKVKKHQDLSRQPKVEKHQGLSQQPKVEKHQGLSRQPKVEKHQDLSRQPKVEKHQGLSQQPKVEKHQDLSRQPKVEKHQDLSRQPKVEKHQDLSRQPKVEKHLSQQLKVEKHQDLSRQPKVEKHQDLSRQPKVEKHLIQQPKVEKHQDLSRQPKVEKHQDLSHQPKVENHQGLSRQPKVEKHQDLSRQPKVEKHQGLSRQPKVEKHQGLSRQPKVEKHQDLSRQPKVEKHQGLSRQPKVEKHQGLSRPKVANII, from the exons ATGCAGATGTTGTCCTGCCTGGTTCTGACATTtctgaaaatgttgaaaaagaaGGTGAAGCATCAGGATCTCAGTCGTCAGCCGAAGGTGGAGAAGCATCAGGATCTCAGTCATCAGCCGAAGGTGGAGAAGCATCAGGGTCTCAGTCATCAGCCGAAGGTGGAGAAGCATCAGGATCTCAGTCGTCAGCCGAAGGTGGAGAAGCATCAGGGTCTCAGTCGTCAGCCGAAGGTGGAGAAGCATCAGGATCTCAGTCAGCAGCCGAAGGTGGAGAAGCATCAGGGTCTCAGTCGTCAGCCGAAGGTGGAGAAGCATCAGGATCTCAGTCAGCAGCCGAAGGTGGAGAAGCATCAGGATCTCAGTCGTCAGCCGAAG GTGGAGAAGCATCAGGGTCTCAGTCGTCAGCCGAAGGTGGAGAAGCATCAGGGTCTCAGTCCTCAGCCGAAGGTGGAGAAGCATCAGGATCTCAGTCGTCAGCCGAAGGTGGAGAAGCATCAGGGTCTCAGTCGTCAGCAGAAGGTGGAGAAGCATCAGGATCTCAGTCCTCAGCCGAAGGTGGAGAAGCATCAGGGTCTCAGTCGTCAGCCGAAGGTGGAGAAGCATCAGGATCTCAGTCGTCAGCCGAAGGTGGAGAAGCATCAGGATCTCAGTCCTCAGCCGAAGGTGGAGAAGCATCAGGGTCTCAGTCGTCAGCCGAAGGTGGAGAAGCATCAGGGTCTCAGTCCTCAGCCGAAGGTGGAGAAGCATCAGGATCTCAGTCCTCAGCCGAAGGTGGAGAAGCATCAGGGTCTCAGTCGTCAGCCGAAGGTGGAGAAGCATCAGGATCTCAGTCGTCAGCCGAAGGTGGAGAAGCATCAGGGTCTCAGTCGTCAGCCGAAGGTGGGGAAACATCAGGATCTCAGTCGTCAGCCGAGGGTGGAGAAGCATCAGGGTCTCAGTCAGCAGCCGAAGGTGGAGAAACATCAGGATCTCAGTCGTCAGCCGAGGGTGGAGAAGCATCTCAGTCAGCAGCTGAAGGTGAAGAAACATCAGGATCTCAGTCGTCAACCGAAGGTGGAGAAGCATCAGGGTCTCAGTCAGCAGCCGAAGGTGGAGAAGCATCAGGGTCTCAGTCGTCAGCCGAAGGTGGAGAAGCATCAGGATCTCAGTCGTCAGCCGAAGGTGGAGAAGCATCAGGGTCTCAGTCAGCAGCCGAAGGTGGAGAAACATCAGGATCTCAGTCGTCAACCGAAGGTGGAGAAGCATCAGGATCTCAGTCGTCAGCCGAAGGTGGAGAAGCATCAGGATCTCAGTCGTCAGCCGAAGGTGGAGAAGCATCTCAGTCAGCAGCTGAAGGTGGAGAAACATCAGGATCTCAGTCGTCAGCCGAAG GTGGAGAAGCATCAGGATCTCAGTCGTCAGCCGAAGGTGGAGAAGCATCTCATTCAGCAGCCGAAGGTGGAGAAACATCAGGATCTCAGTCGTCAACCGAAGGTGGAGAAGCATCAGGATCTCAGTCATCAGCCGAAGGTGGAGAATCATCAGGGTCTCAGTCGTCAGCCGAAGGTGGAGAAGCATCAGGATCTCAGTCGTCAGCCGAAGGTGGAGAAACATCAGGGTCTCAGTCGGCAGCCGAAGGTGGAGAAACATCAGGGTCTCAGTCGTCAGCCGAAGGTGGAGAAGCATCAGGATCTCAGTCGTCAGCCGAAGGTGGAGAAACATCAGGGTCTCAGTCGGCAGCCGAAGGTGGAGAAACATCAGGGTCTCAGTCGGCCCAAGGTGGCAAACATCATataa
- the LOC127182280 gene encoding zinc finger protein 853-like isoform X30 produces the protein MQMLSCLVLTFLKMLKKKVKHQDLSRQPKVEKHQDLSHQPKVEKHQGLSHQPKVEKHQDLSRQPKVEKHQGLSRQPKVEKHQDLSQQPKVEKHQGLSRQPKVEKHQDLSQQPKVEKHQDLSRQPKVEKHQDLSHQPKVEKHQDLSRQPKVEKHQGLSRQPKVEKHQDLSPQPKVEKHQGLSRQPKVEKHQDLSRQPKVEKHQDLSPQPKVEKHQGLSRQPKVEKHQGLSPQPKVEKHQDLSPQPKVEKHQGLSRQPKVEKHQDLSRQPKVEKHQGLSRQPKVGKHQDLSRQPRVEKHQGLSQQPKVEKHQDLSRQPRVEKHLSQQLKVKKHQDLSRQPKVEKHQGLSQQPKVEKHQGLSRQPKVEKHQDLSRQPKVEKHQGLSQQPKVEKHQDLSRQPKVEKHQDLSRQPKVEKHQDLSRQPKVEKHLSQQLKVEKHQDLSRQPKVEKHQDLSRQPKVEKHLIQQPKVEKHQDLSRQPKVEKHQDLSHQPKVENHQGLSRQPKVEKHQDLSRQPKVEKHQGLSRQPKVEKHQGLSRQPKVEKHQDLSRQPKVEKHQGLSRQPKVEKHQGLSRPKVANII, from the exons ATGCAGATGTTGTCCTGCCTGGTTCTGACATTtctgaaaatgttgaaaaagaaGGTGAAGCATCAGGATCTCAGTCGTCAGCCGAAGGTGGAGAAGCATCAGGATCTCAGTCATCAGCCGAAGGTGGAGAAGCATCAGGGTCTCAGTCATCAGCCGAAGGTGGAGAAGCATCAGGATCTCAGTCGTCAGCCGAAGGTGGAGAAGCATCAGGGTCTCAGTCGTCAGCCGAAGGTGGAGAAGCATCAGGATCTCAGTCAGCAGCCGAAGGTGGAGAAGCATCAGGGTCTCAGTCGTCAGCCGAAGGTGGAGAAGCATCAGGATCTCAGTCAGCAGCCGAAGGTGGAGAAGCATCAGGATCTCAGTCGTCAGCCGAAGGTGGAGAAGCATCAGGATCTCAGTCATCAGCCGAAGGTGGAGAAGCATCAGGATCTCAGTCGTCAGCCGAAGGTGGAGAAGCATCAGGGTCTCAGTCGTCAGCCGAAG GTGGAGAAGCATCAGGATCTCAGTCCTCAGCCGAAGGTGGAGAAGCATCAGGGTCTCAGTCGTCAGCCGAAGGTGGAGAAGCATCAGGATCTCAGTCGTCAGCCGAAGGTGGAGAAGCATCAGGATCTCAGTCCTCAGCCGAAGGTGGAGAAGCATCAGGGTCTCAGTCGTCAGCCGAAGGTGGAGAAGCATCAGGGTCTCAGTCCTCAGCCGAAGGTGGAGAAGCATCAGGATCTCAGTCCTCAGCCGAAGGTGGAGAAGCATCAGGGTCTCAGTCGTCAGCCGAAGGTGGAGAAGCATCAGGATCTCAGTCGTCAGCCGAAGGTGGAGAAGCATCAGGGTCTCAGTCGTCAGCCGAAGGTGGGGAAACATCAGGATCTCAGTCGTCAGCCGAGGGTGGAGAAGCATCAGGGTCTCAGTCAGCAGCCGAAGGTGGAGAAACATCAGGATCTCAGTCGTCAGCCGAGGGTGGAGAAGCATCTCAGTCAGCAGCTGAAGGTGAAGAAACATCAGGATCTCAGTCGTCAACCGAAGGTGGAGAAGCATCAGGGTCTCAGTCAGCAGCCGAAGGTGGAGAAGCATCAGGGTCTCAGTCGTCAGCCGAAGGTGGAGAAGCATCAGGATCTCAGTCGTCAGCCGAAGGTGGAGAAGCATCAGGGTCTCAGTCAGCAGCCGAAGGTGGAGAAACATCAGGATCTCAGTCGTCAACCGAAGGTGGAGAAGCATCAGGATCTCAGTCGTCAGCCGAAGGTGGAGAAGCATCAGGATCTCAGTCGTCAGCCGAAGGTGGAGAAGCATCTCAGTCAGCAGCTGAAGGTGGAGAAACATCAGGATCTCAGTCGTCAGCCGAAG GTGGAGAAGCATCAGGATCTCAGTCGTCAGCCGAAGGTGGAGAAGCATCTCATTCAGCAGCCGAAGGTGGAGAAACATCAGGATCTCAGTCGTCAACCGAAGGTGGAGAAGCATCAGGATCTCAGTCATCAGCCGAAGGTGGAGAATCATCAGGGTCTCAGTCGTCAGCCGAAGGTGGAGAAGCATCAGGATCTCAGTCGTCAGCCGAAGGTGGAGAAACATCAGGGTCTCAGTCGGCAGCCGAAGGTGGAGAAACATCAGGGTCTCAGTCGTCAGCCGAAGGTGGAGAAGCATCAGGATCTCAGTCGTCAGCCGAAGGTGGAGAAACATCAGGGTCTCAGTCGGCAGCCGAAGGTGGAGAAACATCAGGGTCTCAGTCGGCCCAAGGTGGCAAACATCATataa